From a single Candidatus Poribacteria bacterium genomic region:
- a CDS encoding phytanoyl-CoA dioxygenase family protein, with the protein MASPSVVPSTLNVELDHHLQQEVNFFLNWGYLIVDDAATPEQIESLREALDESYERNNKSQFIGELLEEDDRFAFLLDNPPVLKRMEAILGTCVQLHSATARITEPGTPDQHWHRDGPWPIAPNGTPYGSLPAQINCGYYLDEVNDENGPTVVQPGSHRAPFRPPPTPVELPDEKRVLVSPGQAVMFDGWTWHRGAANNSSQRRRVCLMCYQNAWMKSREPFDGPRVTKLREEGTPQQQLLLGAIPKW; encoded by the coding sequence ATGGCAAGTCCGAGCGTAGTGCCATCAACACTCAATGTCGAATTGGATCACCACCTACAACAAGAGGTTAATTTCTTCCTGAATTGGGGTTATCTCATCGTTGACGACGCAGCGACACCGGAACAGATCGAGTCGTTGCGCGAGGCACTCGATGAAAGCTACGAACGCAACAATAAAAGCCAATTCATCGGTGAACTCCTTGAGGAGGATGATCGGTTCGCGTTCCTGTTAGACAACCCCCCCGTCCTAAAACGGATGGAAGCCATATTAGGCACCTGTGTCCAACTCCACAGCGCGACAGCACGTATCACCGAACCCGGAACACCAGACCAGCATTGGCATCGCGACGGTCCTTGGCCCATCGCACCGAACGGAACACCTTACGGGAGTCTCCCAGCACAGATCAATTGCGGTTATTATCTTGACGAAGTTAACGACGAAAACGGTCCCACGGTTGTCCAACCCGGTAGCCATAGGGCACCTTTCCGTCCGCCCCCCACGCCTGTTGAATTGCCCGATGAGAAACGGGTACTCGTCTCCCCTGGACAAGCGGTTATGTTCGATGGATGGACGTGGCATCGCGGTGCTGCTAACAATTCCTCACAACGTCGCCGTGTCTGCCTCATGTGCTATCAAAACGCGTGGATGAAATCGAGAGAACCTTTCGACGGTCCTCGCGTCACAAAACTCCGAGAAGAGGGGACCCCACAACAACAACTCTTGCTCGGCGCAATCCCAAAATGGTAA